A region of Treponema sp. J25 DNA encodes the following proteins:
- a CDS encoding FmdB family zinc ribbon protein — protein sequence MPTYEYECKSCGHVFEAFQNMSDAPLRSCPQCGKDVRRLINGGTGIIFKGSGFYVTDNGKGKGSQKSTSSEAKKDSCTSCAAASGGGCAAEAV from the coding sequence ATGCCAACCTATGAGTACGAATGCAAAAGCTGTGGTCATGTGTTTGAAGCTTTCCAGAATATGAGCGATGCCCCCTTACGGTCCTGTCCCCAATGTGGAAAGGACGTTCGTCGTCTTATCAATGGGGGCACGGGTATTATCTTTAAAGGCTCTGGTTTTTATGTAACCGATAACGGTAAAGGCAAGGGATCTCAAAAAAGCACCTCATCGGAGGCAAAAAAGGATTCCTGTACTTCCTGTGCTGCCGCTTCGGGTGGTGGTTGTGCTGCTGAGGCGGTATAG
- a CDS encoding zinc ribbon domain-containing protein, translated as MKGGGTRPRFFCEHCGEEVPRNARVCPHCGRFFVHVRCPRCGFVGAEDLFKEGCPVCGYSALPINEKRRGKGWLPFVRSYTFGSEGPEPLPWWVYGLTVALLLISLTIFFCTLF; from the coding sequence ATGAAAGGAGGAGGAACTCGTCCCCGCTTTTTTTGTGAACACTGTGGCGAGGAGGTTCCCCGGAATGCCCGGGTCTGCCCCCATTGTGGTCGATTTTTTGTTCATGTCCGCTGTCCCCGCTGCGGTTTTGTTGGGGCAGAGGATCTCTTTAAAGAAGGCTGTCCCGTCTGTGGCTATTCGGCCTTACCTATTAATGAAAAGAGACGGGGAAAAGGCTGGTTGCCCTTTGTTCGTTCTTATACCTTTGGTTCTGAAGGCCCAGAGCCCCTTCCCTGGTGGGTGTATGGCTTAACCGTAGCGCTCTTGTTGATAAGTCTTACTATTTTTTTCTGTACCCTTTTTTAG